From Legionella israelensis, the proteins below share one genomic window:
- a CDS encoding ZIP family metal transporter translates to MLIQGVLLSLIAGLAITAGAWLASLRLFKSVWVQEEFRHTITAFGGGALVSAIAFVLIPEGARQQSSFSTILTFFAGGLVFMFIDRLLAEAKNPMAQFIAMMLDFIPEAIVLGAILTEDIRKAVFITCVIAAQNLPEGYAAYIEMQENRRKKESLWKFFFVGITGPIYILLGSKLFVPYPHGILSAIMTFCSGGILYLVFEDIAPRSVMNKHWLPPFGAVAGFTVGLAGYLYT, encoded by the coding sequence ATGTTGATACAAGGCGTTCTTTTATCGCTTATTGCCGGACTAGCCATTACAGCTGGAGCCTGGTTAGCAAGCCTTCGTCTGTTCAAATCCGTTTGGGTTCAGGAAGAGTTTCGTCACACCATAACCGCCTTTGGTGGTGGTGCACTGGTTTCTGCTATCGCCTTTGTGCTTATTCCTGAAGGGGCGCGACAACAAAGTTCTTTTAGTACAATTCTAACTTTTTTTGCCGGCGGCCTTGTATTCATGTTCATTGACCGTTTGCTGGCAGAAGCAAAAAATCCTATGGCTCAATTCATTGCCATGATGCTGGATTTTATCCCGGAAGCCATTGTCCTTGGTGCTATCCTTACAGAGGACATTCGCAAGGCGGTGTTTATAACCTGCGTTATTGCAGCGCAGAATTTACCGGAAGGCTATGCGGCTTATATAGAAATGCAAGAAAACCGAAGAAAAAAAGAATCACTTTGGAAGTTTTTTTTCGTAGGCATAACCGGTCCGATATATATTCTTCTTGGTTCTAAATTATTTGTTCCTTATCCACACGGCATACTGAGTGCTATCATGACGTTTTGCTCAGGGGGTATTCTCTATCTGGTATTTGAAGATATCGCACCACGCTCAGTCATGAACAAGCACTGGCTGCCTCCGTTTGGAGCCGTGGCAGGTTTTACCGTTGGATTAGCAGGCTATCTCTACACATAG
- a CDS encoding tyrosine-type recombinase/integrase translates to MAKNTQIETYINYQKSTDKSPLTLASYQSDLFQFVIWFESVNKTDMRLTNITPTDARQYKQHLIDSGLKAPTINRRLLSLKYFLEWGWKTKKIKYRFPFPKTVKQSQAMPKWLNRNQQNQLMRHAEQFGSKRDAAIVRILLNTGLRVSELCNLKWNDISLSERKGRLSINAGKGCKYREVPLNKDARIAFQDLGYAQHAGSNEYIFNGQRGVLSPRGIQLMLKRLHTPEDLGMISPHQLRHTFCKNLIDAGISLEKVASLAGHERLDTTKLYCQPSFSDLSEAVERIGEIE, encoded by the coding sequence ATGGCAAAAAACACCCAAATTGAAACCTACATCAATTACCAAAAATCGACTGATAAATCGCCGTTGACCCTGGCAAGTTATCAAAGCGACTTGTTTCAATTTGTAATATGGTTTGAATCGGTTAATAAAACTGATATGAGACTGACCAACATTACTCCAACTGACGCACGTCAATACAAACAACATTTAATTGATTCGGGGCTTAAGGCCCCAACAATTAACCGACGCTTGCTGTCTTTAAAATATTTTTTGGAATGGGGATGGAAAACAAAGAAAATCAAGTATCGATTCCCCTTTCCAAAAACAGTAAAACAATCTCAAGCGATGCCAAAATGGTTGAACCGCAACCAGCAGAACCAATTAATGCGACACGCCGAGCAGTTCGGAAGCAAGCGAGATGCTGCTATTGTGAGAATACTTCTTAATACGGGTTTACGTGTCAGTGAGTTGTGTAATTTAAAGTGGAATGACATAAGCTTAAGTGAACGCAAAGGCCGCCTGTCTATTAATGCTGGCAAGGGCTGTAAATACCGTGAAGTTCCTTTGAATAAAGATGCCAGGATTGCCTTCCAAGACTTGGGATATGCACAACATGCAGGTTCTAATGAATATATTTTTAATGGCCAGCGAGGTGTCCTTAGTCCTCGAGGAATTCAACTGATGTTAAAACGATTGCATACCCCAGAAGACCTTGGCATGATTTCTCCTCATCAATTAAGACATACTTTTTGTAAAAATCTCATCGATGCTGGAATAAGCTTAGAGAAAGTAGCCTCACTTGCAGGGCATGAGCGGTTAGATACAACGAAACTTTACTGTCAACCATCCTTTTCCGATTTAAGTGAGGCTGTAGAAAGGATTGGGGAGATTGAGTAA
- a CDS encoding ankyrin repeat domain-containing protein, producing the protein MKRYKFNAEGYRYYIDSEIELSEQELCKIQKIISSFPHASKSRESIKQFLEFSPDETPKYILAITANAFDCCGNTMLGVACEYGYSVNAVQKLINMGANVDMPDHNMNKLALHWAINNKKSFRDKGSVEAVEVVRCLLKNGAKTDIRCYQNETLLEYAKSRGFTAAANLIESHSNKQPENKSKIGCSDLAFFFTNTTKEKETYCGFKPGFLLNDNF; encoded by the coding sequence GTGAAAAGATATAAATTTAATGCCGAAGGCTATAGATATTATATAGATAGTGAGATAGAGCTCTCCGAACAAGAGCTATGTAAGATACAAAAAATAATATCCAGCTTTCCGCATGCTTCAAAATCAAGGGAGTCAATTAAACAGTTTTTAGAATTTTCTCCTGATGAAACCCCTAAGTATATTCTTGCTATTACTGCAAATGCTTTTGATTGCTGTGGTAATACAATGTTGGGAGTAGCATGTGAGTATGGCTACTCTGTTAATGCAGTACAAAAATTAATTAACATGGGTGCAAATGTAGATATGCCCGATCACAATATGAATAAGCTAGCACTTCACTGGGCAATAAATAATAAAAAATCATTTAGAGACAAGGGTTCTGTTGAGGCGGTAGAAGTCGTTCGCTGTTTACTTAAAAATGGAGCAAAAACTGATATTAGATGCTATCAAAATGAGACCCTTCTTGAATATGCTAAAAGTCGGGGATTTACAGCAGCAGCCAATTTAATCGAGAGTCACTCCAATAAGCAACCTGAAAATAAATCGAAAATAGGATGTTCTGATCTTGCTTTTTTTTTCACCAATACTACAAAAGAAAAAGAAACTTATTGTGGATTTAAACCTGGATTTCTCTTAAACGATAATTTTTAA
- a CDS encoding Tn3 family transposase, which produces MRLIEVLPNYEAKRFDKPPVLTQDERKSCFQVDLSISSMFDKTKQDINKLGLLLQYGYFKVTGKFFTAKTFKSADIKVAAKIIGITPPKDFIHQYGDRTRQKHRLFILENTGFLPFNNKIDFFEEAIIDMVDKQMHPRKLFYALVEQLRQKKIELPSYDRIARTITDKLHAFEARVTKNIAEVITTKQQEALEQLVSKEGEPYERALLTRLKNISQSMQPAKIKQDMRNFLIIKKLHRELISVIEKLALSSEAIKYYAGWVNKAKTTQLAEMADTHKRNLYLIAFIDYWYRLWQDNLVDILLKSVQQHLNKAAREVDLLIKDRLPEKNRLAKSVITGFNNAKDTLDKVQRVVHDINLNNDEKVRELNNILPKENHSFSQVELDAKELQLQMENEKKCNDEFNVLSNLSRKLQNRVAEIIKHLSFEYEDNAKAIFQAIEFYQNNKTITATAPNEFLDDHEYQAIHRDGKFNISLYKAILFCKVAQAIKCGQISLNYSLRYLSIDSYLLDEQYWHKHKTHLLEKLGLTEFSDAEKVLSLLRSTLDKQFFDVNQRIVQGVNNYITIRKDGGFSVYTPAVEKPKYDSITSIIGEGKYIPILQMMAQMNALTKFTACFKHHKITGSKTPPENEIFYAGIFGLGSNIGLHKLSHTAIGINYNTLSHAVNWYFSLDNLHAVNQSLVDLMSKLWLPQKFKRERDLLHTSSDGKKQCVSAESLNTNFSYKYFGNGKGASVYRFIDERGILFYSTVFTSSERDAAYVIDGLLHNDAVSSDMHSTDTHGYTEKVFAISHLLSVTFAPRLKDIASQKLVSFGKLKNILESKEYPILPTYYVNESKIKRYWDNILRLIATIKLREHRASTILKRLSEYSNQHPLEESLKDFGRIIKSIFILKYIDDVQWRQAIEKQLNKGELANKFSDAISFADPNILEPLKEDQEITVMCKTIIQNIIILWNYIELTKVVMQVENDERNILLENITNASILTWQHVNLHGTYDFSNLFSSNDSEFILDEVINFRAA; this is translated from the coding sequence ATGCGTTTAATTGAAGTATTACCAAATTATGAAGCCAAGCGTTTTGATAAACCGCCAGTATTAACCCAGGATGAACGAAAATCTTGTTTTCAGGTTGATCTCTCTATTTCATCAATGTTTGATAAAACAAAACAGGATATTAATAAGTTAGGGCTTTTGCTGCAATATGGTTACTTTAAAGTAACTGGTAAATTCTTTACCGCAAAAACATTCAAGTCTGCTGATATAAAAGTTGCTGCAAAAATAATAGGCATCACACCACCAAAGGATTTTATACATCAATATGGTGATAGAACAAGGCAAAAGCATCGGTTATTCATATTGGAAAATACTGGGTTCCTCCCATTTAACAATAAAATAGATTTCTTTGAAGAGGCCATCATAGACATGGTCGATAAACAGATGCATCCTCGCAAACTGTTTTATGCACTAGTTGAGCAGCTAAGACAAAAGAAAATAGAATTGCCAAGCTATGATAGAATCGCAAGAACCATCACGGATAAACTTCATGCATTTGAGGCAAGGGTCACAAAAAATATTGCCGAAGTTATTACAACCAAGCAACAAGAGGCATTGGAACAGTTGGTGTCAAAAGAAGGAGAGCCTTATGAGAGGGCTTTGTTAACACGTCTGAAAAACATATCCCAATCAATGCAGCCCGCTAAAATCAAACAGGACATGCGCAATTTTTTAATTATAAAAAAACTTCATCGAGAACTAATATCTGTAATAGAGAAACTGGCTTTATCTTCTGAGGCGATTAAATATTATGCGGGTTGGGTAAACAAGGCGAAAACAACACAACTTGCTGAGATGGCTGATACCCATAAGAGAAATCTGTATTTAATAGCATTTATTGACTATTGGTATAGGCTTTGGCAGGATAATCTTGTTGATATTTTGTTAAAATCAGTTCAACAACACTTAAATAAGGCGGCTCGTGAAGTTGATTTATTAATTAAGGACAGGTTGCCTGAAAAAAACAGACTGGCCAAATCAGTCATCACTGGTTTTAATAATGCCAAAGATACCTTAGATAAAGTTCAACGAGTCGTTCATGATATTAATTTAAATAATGATGAAAAGGTTAGGGAACTCAATAATATTCTACCTAAAGAAAATCATTCATTTTCTCAGGTCGAACTGGATGCGAAGGAATTACAGCTTCAGATGGAAAATGAGAAAAAATGCAATGATGAATTTAATGTGCTGAGTAACTTGTCCAGGAAGCTACAAAATCGTGTTGCCGAAATTATAAAGCATCTAAGCTTTGAGTATGAGGATAATGCAAAAGCGATTTTTCAGGCAATTGAGTTCTATCAAAACAATAAAACAATAACTGCTACTGCACCAAATGAATTTTTAGATGATCATGAGTACCAGGCTATTCATCGTGATGGGAAGTTTAACATATCGCTTTATAAAGCCATCTTGTTTTGCAAAGTTGCTCAAGCTATAAAATGTGGCCAGATAAGTTTGAATTATTCGCTCCGTTATTTGTCTATTGATTCTTACTTGCTTGATGAACAGTATTGGCATAAACATAAAACCCATTTGTTAGAAAAACTTGGACTTACCGAGTTTAGTGATGCCGAAAAAGTACTTTCTTTATTGCGAAGCACGCTGGATAAACAATTTTTTGATGTGAACCAACGTATTGTTCAAGGAGTCAATAATTATATAACAATTCGCAAAGATGGCGGGTTTTCGGTCTACACGCCAGCGGTGGAAAAACCCAAGTATGACTCTATTACAAGTATTATTGGCGAAGGTAAATATATTCCCATTTTACAAATGATGGCGCAAATGAATGCATTAACCAAATTCACAGCCTGTTTTAAACACCACAAAATTACCGGCTCGAAAACACCACCAGAAAATGAAATCTTTTATGCAGGTATCTTTGGCTTAGGAAGCAACATCGGGCTTCATAAACTTAGCCATACAGCTATTGGTATTAATTATAATACTCTGTCTCATGCTGTTAACTGGTATTTTTCCTTAGATAACCTTCATGCCGTTAATCAATCACTTGTGGATCTGATGAGTAAATTATGGTTGCCTCAGAAATTTAAGAGAGAGCGAGACTTGTTGCACACATCCAGTGATGGCAAAAAGCAATGCGTATCAGCAGAGTCACTGAATACCAACTTTTCCTATAAGTACTTTGGCAATGGAAAAGGAGCCAGTGTTTACCGTTTTATCGATGAGCGTGGCATCTTATTTTATTCAACGGTATTTACCAGCAGTGAACGTGATGCTGCTTATGTGATCGATGGTTTGTTGCACAATGATGCGGTTTCATCCGACATGCACTCTACAGACACACATGGCTACACTGAAAAAGTGTTTGCTATATCACACCTACTCAGTGTGACTTTTGCGCCACGACTTAAAGATATTGCTTCACAAAAGCTGGTCAGCTTTGGAAAACTAAAAAATATATTAGAAAGTAAGGAGTATCCCATATTACCCACTTACTATGTTAATGAGAGTAAAATTAAACGATATTGGGATAACATATTAAGGTTGATTGCAACAATAAAACTACGGGAACACCGTGCCTCAACAATTCTAAAAAGATTAAGCGAATACTCAAATCAACATCCACTGGAAGAATCCCTTAAAGATTTTGGCCGTATCATCAAATCAATCTTTATCCTGAAATATATAGACGATGTGCAATGGCGGCAGGCTATTGAAAAACAATTAAACAAGGGCGAGTTAGCCAATAAATTTTCTGATGCCATATCTTTTGCTGATCCGAATATTTTAGAACCCTTAAAAGAAGATCAGGAAATTACGGTTATGTGCAAAACAATTATCCAAAACATTATTATTTTATGGAACTATATCGAGTTAACCAAAGTAGTGATGCAAGTAGAAAATGATGAGAGGAATATTCTTCTTGAAAATATTACCAATGCATCTATTTTGACCTGGCAACATGTCAATCTGCACGGTACATATGATTTTAGTAACCTGTTTAGTTCAAATGATTCTGAATTTATATTGGATGAGGTAATTAATTTTAGGGCAGCTTAA
- a CDS encoding GNAT family N-acetyltransferase translates to MKENLNFVKATLEDAQSLYEIWCEQKDVAKWMSFNPKSFNEFMPILETLMKKSEIYVVKNEEGSVMGACRLQFSSAAAELCSVGVHKDHLRKGVGTYIHEESERVAKERGCKILMWTRTGGNNPARKLDEKIGAITGAYPSDWFAPDNGPYHCIEAFMFQILDENMKEALLTQENILKQPEPCLNESVPYNFKVIESSPGQISVALVGENNSLTPIVSLQYGNLMSVIPHQVLLSDIQFNNSLDHPANQPALRHLMSYLAETKPNYKTYNVIEKNSELTNYFLKIGFFDQGLIYGGTQNEQGKLINQHVLGMCFWGIDEAHRLIQLIESSYLSSVKGSHDILSEAEQAICDLEKDQQIDKFGALYLRNIFYNIVRDMLPAPEGYDKKFFIAGKYQGWRESLAFLPETVAAHAKTLMLAIEQFSLPQQSFFAASNKFAWHHKEKPMDLPQNQGQL, encoded by the coding sequence ATGAAAGAAAATCTTAATTTTGTCAAAGCAACACTTGAAGACGCTCAGTCTCTTTATGAGATTTGGTGCGAACAAAAAGATGTTGCAAAATGGATGTCATTTAACCCAAAGAGTTTTAATGAATTCATGCCTATTTTAGAAACCTTGATGAAAAAAAGTGAAATTTATGTGGTGAAAAATGAAGAAGGTTCTGTGATGGGCGCTTGTCGTCTTCAATTTAGTTCTGCTGCTGCCGAATTATGCTCTGTTGGAGTTCACAAAGATCATCTTAGGAAAGGTGTAGGTACTTACATTCATGAAGAATCTGAACGTGTTGCGAAAGAACGCGGCTGTAAAATATTAATGTGGACCCGTACAGGCGGTAATAATCCGGCAAGAAAGCTCGATGAAAAAATCGGAGCAATCACTGGTGCTTATCCTAGCGATTGGTTTGCACCAGATAACGGCCCCTACCATTGCATTGAAGCTTTTATGTTTCAAATATTAGATGAAAATATGAAGGAAGCACTACTTACTCAAGAAAACATATTAAAACAACCCGAACCGTGTTTAAATGAAAGCGTACCCTATAATTTTAAAGTCATTGAAAGTTCTCCAGGACAAATTAGTGTCGCGTTGGTCGGTGAAAATAATAGTTTGACTCCAATTGTCTCACTTCAATATGGTAATCTCATGAGCGTCATACCTCATCAAGTACTTCTATCAGATATTCAATTCAATAATTCTTTAGACCATCCCGCCAATCAACCCGCATTAAGGCATCTCATGAGTTATTTGGCAGAAACGAAACCGAATTACAAAACCTATAATGTTATCGAGAAAAACTCCGAACTTACTAATTATTTCCTGAAAATTGGTTTTTTTGATCAAGGGCTTATCTATGGCGGAACACAAAATGAACAAGGCAAACTGATCAACCAACATGTACTGGGTATGTGTTTTTGGGGGATAGACGAAGCACATCGGTTAATTCAGTTAATTGAGTCAAGTTATCTTTCCTCCGTTAAAGGATCACACGACATTTTATCAGAGGCAGAACAAGCTATCTGTGATTTAGAAAAAGATCAACAAATCGACAAGTTTGGCGCCCTATACCTGCGCAATATTTTTTATAACATCGTAAGAGATATGCTGCCGGCGCCAGAAGGATACGATAAGAAATTCTTCATCGCAGGTAAATACCAAGGTTGGCGCGAGTCGTTAGCATTTTTACCCGAAACAGTTGCAGCTCATGCAAAGACACTTATGCTAGCAATTGAACAATTTTCTTTACCTCAACAATCCTTCTTTGCCGCTTCAAATAAATTCGCATGGCACCATAAGGAAAAACCAATGGATCTACCACAAAATCAGGGGCAACTTTAA
- a CDS encoding cold-shock protein has protein sequence MADKIRGKVKWFNEGKGFGFIESSGKDYFVHFSAIQSNGFKTLPEGANVLFKMGKGQKGPQAEEVEII, from the coding sequence ATGGCTGACAAAATACGTGGTAAAGTAAAATGGTTTAATGAAGGCAAAGGTTTTGGCTTTATCGAGAGCAGCGGCAAGGATTATTTTGTTCATTTCAGTGCTATACAAAGTAATGGATTTAAAACCCTTCCCGAAGGAGCCAATGTTCTATTTAAAATGGGCAAAGGACAAAAAGGCCCTCAAGCGGAAGAGGTTGAAATAATATAG
- a CDS encoding site-specific integrase, with the protein MSEAERKRLLIVAKNSQMPERNMALIYCSFGLGLRAKEIASLKISDVTDSDYKLLDEIRLKRSMTKGEKQRYAYLVNKKFCDALEAHIKHLKGANRDKPLFLTQRKSPCPPQPPQKLSHGLEDVF; encoded by the coding sequence TTGAGTGAAGCTGAAAGAAAACGCCTGCTGATTGTTGCAAAAAATTCACAAATGCCCGAAAGAAACATGGCGCTCATTTATTGCTCATTTGGTTTGGGGTTACGGGCGAAAGAAATTGCCTCGTTAAAAATTTCAGATGTCACAGACAGTGATTACAAATTACTGGATGAGATTCGTTTGAAACGTTCGATGACCAAAGGTGAAAAGCAGCGCTACGCTTATCTCGTGAATAAAAAATTTTGCGATGCACTGGAAGCCCACATCAAACATCTTAAAGGTGCAAATAGAGATAAACCGCTTTTTCTAACTCAACGTAAAAGCCCCTGCCCACCCCAACCACCTCAAAAACTATCACATGGGTTAGAAGATGTATTTTGA
- a CDS encoding NUDIX domain-containing protein produces MLLQRRPEHYGACPGYTCEFGGKIEIGETPDNALVRELKEELGAIVQMKDVIKLGAITEQMSQHKDLIYTYFWHDRYDTITGCYEGEPVFFECAGDVLDLKKITDALWWLIPRCKDRGLIK; encoded by the coding sequence ATATTACTTCAAAGAAGACCAGAGCACTACGGAGCTTGCCCCGGATATACATGTGAATTTGGTGGGAAAATAGAAATTGGGGAAACACCAGATAATGCACTTGTAAGAGAGCTAAAAGAAGAGCTTGGTGCAATAGTGCAAATGAAGGATGTAATCAAGCTGGGGGCTATCACCGAGCAGATGTCCCAGCACAAAGACCTAATATACACATATTTTTGGCACGATAGGTATGACACAATTACTGGCTGTTATGAGGGTGAGCCTGTCTTTTTTGAATGTGCCGGAGACGTATTGGATTTAAAGAAAATAACGGATGCTCTTTGGTGGTTGATCCCAAGGTGTAAAGATCGGGGGCTGATAAAGTAG
- a CDS encoding IS6 family transposase codes for MISFKWRHFKRDIILMLVRWYLAYSLSYRDVEELALERGLKVDHSTIHRWVIEYSPQLEETFRKRYKRPIGVSWRMDETYIKVKGQWMYLYRAVNKEGQTVDFMLSEKRDEPAARAFFEKAIGSSGIPDKVTMDKSGANKAGIDTINLQLALLFMMGGLFLQVNVRQIKYLNNIVEQDHRFVKKITKPIKGFKDFQSARATLAGIELHHMLKKGQHLQAENQSIFEQFYGLAA; via the coding sequence ATGATCAGTTTTAAGTGGCGTCATTTTAAGCGGGATATTATTTTGATGCTGGTCAGATGGTACCTGGCCTATTCATTGAGTTACCGTGATGTTGAAGAGTTAGCTCTGGAACGAGGGCTAAAAGTAGACCACTCCACCATTCATCGCTGGGTTATTGAGTATTCTCCCCAACTGGAAGAGACATTTCGCAAGCGCTACAAGCGCCCTATTGGGGTTTCCTGGCGTATGGATGAGACGTATATTAAGGTAAAAGGTCAATGGATGTATCTCTACCGGGCCGTTAACAAGGAAGGCCAAACCGTTGATTTTATGCTGTCCGAAAAACGGGATGAACCGGCAGCAAGAGCATTTTTTGAGAAAGCTATTGGTTCAAGCGGCATTCCCGACAAGGTAACGATGGATAAAAGTGGCGCCAACAAAGCCGGAATCGATACCATTAACCTACAACTGGCACTGCTGTTCATGATGGGAGGGCTGTTCCTGCAGGTTAACGTCAGGCAGATCAAATACCTCAATAATATCGTGGAACAAGACCATCGTTTTGTAAAAAAAATCACTAAGCCAATTAAGGGTTTTAAGGATTTTCAGTCGGCCAGGGCGACATTGGCTGGCATTGAACTTCATCACATGCTCAAGAAAGGCCAACATCTTCAGGCAGAAAATCAGTCTATATTTGAACAGTTTTACGGGCTTGCGGCGTAA
- a CDS encoding DUF4160 domain-containing protein, which yields MPTVLRIRGYRFFFYSLEGSEPPHIHIEHGDKVGKFWLEPVSLASSYGFRSHELGKLRLLVIEHKELFLEKWYEYFSY from the coding sequence ATGCCAACAGTTTTAAGGATTAGAGGTTACCGGTTTTTCTTCTATAGTCTTGAGGGATCGGAACCCCCTCATATTCATATTGAACATGGGGATAAGGTGGGAAAATTTTGGCTTGAACCTGTAAGCCTGGCCAGCTCATATGGGTTTAGAAGCCATGAGCTAGGAAAACTTAGGCTCTTGGTTATTGAACATAAAGAATTATTTTTGGAGAAATGGTATGAATACTTTAGCTATTAA
- a CDS encoding IS256 family transposase, translated as MTDYNITVGKELLPELLSSQDGLAKLVEGVLNQVLEAQVSESLGADKHERSGERIGYRNGYRPRQLYTRVGPVTLQVPQTRDGSFSTDIFKRYQRSEQAFVLALMEMVVNGVSTRKVNNITEELCGASFSKSTVSQLCSGLDARVRAFNERRFDGDNYPFIMVDAMFIKCRDGDRVVSRAALTISGIRSDGYREILGLRIGDTESYATWDEAFKWLKSRGLKGVMYVVSDQHAGLVEAARKHFQGATWQRCQVHLMRNILGHCSVRHRKDVAEKAKLVFQAPDMEEARRRRDDFIDAFEKKAPKSVTCLEEAFDDAMVVMALPEKYRKRLRTTNMQERINEEIRRRERVIRIFPNDDSAWRLIGALLAEQNEQWQSRRYLNMDEFNDWLAENEAGKSNVVGMNALTK; from the coding sequence ATGACGGATTACAATATTACAGTTGGAAAGGAATTGCTTCCAGAACTTTTATCAAGCCAGGATGGGCTCGCAAAGCTTGTTGAAGGTGTATTGAATCAGGTATTGGAGGCACAGGTGTCAGAAAGTCTGGGAGCAGACAAGCATGAACGTTCAGGTGAACGTATAGGCTATCGTAACGGTTACCGTCCAAGACAACTATACACTCGTGTGGGACCAGTCACTCTTCAAGTGCCGCAGACACGTGATGGCTCTTTTTCTACCGATATTTTTAAGCGCTATCAACGCAGTGAGCAGGCTTTTGTATTGGCTCTGATGGAAATGGTTGTTAATGGCGTATCAACCAGAAAAGTTAATAACATTACTGAAGAACTTTGCGGTGCTAGTTTTTCAAAGTCAACCGTCAGTCAACTGTGTTCTGGTCTTGATGCAAGAGTCAGAGCCTTCAACGAGCGTCGGTTTGATGGTGACAACTACCCATTTATCATGGTTGATGCGATGTTTATCAAGTGTCGTGATGGTGACAGAGTCGTGTCTCGAGCAGCCTTGACCATCTCGGGTATCAGAAGTGATGGCTACCGTGAAATACTGGGCCTTCGCATTGGTGACACTGAGAGCTATGCTACATGGGATGAAGCGTTTAAATGGCTAAAATCTCGTGGGCTAAAAGGCGTGATGTATGTTGTGTCAGACCAGCATGCAGGGCTTGTGGAAGCGGCTAGAAAGCACTTTCAAGGTGCAACCTGGCAACGATGCCAAGTTCACTTGATGCGCAACATCCTCGGGCACTGCTCTGTCAGACACCGCAAAGATGTTGCTGAAAAGGCAAAGCTTGTTTTTCAGGCACCTGATATGGAAGAAGCCAGGCGTAGACGCGATGATTTTATTGATGCCTTTGAGAAAAAAGCACCAAAATCAGTTACCTGCCTTGAGGAGGCTTTTGACGATGCCATGGTAGTTATGGCGTTGCCGGAGAAATACAGGAAGCGACTTCGCACCACCAACATGCAAGAGCGAATTAACGAGGAAATCAGGCGCCGAGAACGAGTGATAAGGATATTTCCTAATGATGATTCTGCATGGCGGCTGATTGGCGCTTTATTAGCTGAACAAAACGAGCAGTGGCAATCAAGGCGTTATCTTAATATGGACGAATTTAATGACTGGCTGGCTGAGAATGAAGCCGGAAAGTCTAATGTTGTAGGGATGAATGCTTTGACTAAATAA